Proteins encoded by one window of Cyanobium sp. NS01:
- a CDS encoding glycosyltransferase, with amino-acid sequence MAFGARYWLALHPDRTKPIGGVKQMHRLAEGLSSLGRDVSLIQTDASFHPGWFVSNVKTVDLNRWKTIKDLTPARDIIILPETYISSFSTYAPQFPKVIYNQNGHYTFLAPKGVPKSSISGYFDQVLACYLDNPELIHVLCVSDYDSRFLVQSLGLSSSKVSIVPNSIESCFYYTPSAKKPIVAYMPRKNELDSSLLVKLIEKQPWFAHYEFAAIENMHQHDVAHILRESMVFLSFGHPEGFGLPVAEAMACGCYCIGYSGLGGRELYSIGERFEAGCSVEYGDWNGITNALRDFIIVERIDSTAQAKRQSLLSEKILALYSPSSLRSALGGALARIESRLQTFAG; translated from the coding sequence ATGGCCTTTGGTGCTCGATATTGGCTCGCCCTTCATCCTGATAGAACAAAGCCAATTGGTGGCGTCAAGCAGATGCATCGCCTTGCTGAAGGGCTATCTTCACTTGGTCGCGATGTGTCTCTCATTCAAACCGATGCTTCATTCCATCCGGGCTGGTTCGTGAGTAATGTCAAAACTGTTGACCTCAATCGTTGGAAGACGATCAAGGACCTTACGCCTGCCCGCGATATCATCATTCTTCCTGAAACATATATCTCATCCTTTTCTACGTATGCTCCACAGTTCCCAAAAGTTATCTATAACCAAAATGGCCACTATACGTTCTTGGCTCCTAAGGGGGTTCCGAAGTCTTCAATTTCAGGCTACTTCGATCAAGTTCTCGCCTGCTATCTTGATAATCCAGAGTTGATCCACGTCTTGTGCGTTTCCGATTACGACTCCCGTTTTCTTGTCCAGTCGCTTGGTCTCAGCAGTAGCAAGGTGTCGATTGTACCCAATAGCATTGAGTCCTGTTTTTATTATACTCCTTCCGCTAAGAAGCCTATCGTGGCCTACATGCCACGAAAGAACGAACTCGACTCTTCGCTATTGGTTAAACTCATAGAAAAGCAGCCTTGGTTCGCTCATTACGAGTTTGCTGCTATTGAAAATATGCATCAGCATGATGTTGCTCATATTCTGCGTGAATCTATGGTCTTTCTTTCATTTGGGCACCCTGAGGGATTCGGCCTGCCCGTTGCTGAAGCAATGGCCTGTGGTTGCTACTGCATTGGATATAGTGGGCTTGGTGGCCGTGAACTATATTCTATCGGTGAACGCTTTGAGGCCGGCTGTTCTGTTGAATATGGCGACTGGAATGGTATTACTAATGCTTTGCGTGACTTCATTATTGTGGAACGTATTGACTCAACTGCCCAGGCCAAGCGCCAGTCTCTGTTGTCTGAGAAGATCTTAGCGCTCTATTCTCCAAGTTCTCTTCGTAGTGCACTTGGCGGCGCTCTCGCCCGAATTGAGAGCCGACTACAGACATTCGCTGGCTAG
- a CDS encoding SIS domain-containing protein — translation MRTLPVPPLSALTRCLQEEASAIAAAAERLDPQQVEAALELLESCRQRRGKLLVTGVGKSGIVARKIAATFSSIGLTAVFLNPVDALHGDLGIVAADDVTLLLSNSGETHELLAILPHLKRRGTSRIALVGRQKSSLARGCDLVLEGAVDREACPLNLAPTASTAVAMAIGDALAAVWMERAGISPVDFAINHPAGSLGRRLTLTVGDLMVPAGEIQALHPEARLPVVIAHLTQGSPGRGSLGASWVHGSDPSTLAGLITDGDLRRTLQRYGPGDWDRITAAEMATRDPITVTPEVLAAEALELMERNRRKAISVLPVVSLEAPLRLQGLLRLHDLVKAGFSASATFPS, via the coding sequence ATGAGGACACTCCCTGTGCCGCCCTTGTCTGCCCTTACCCGCTGCCTGCAGGAAGAGGCCTCTGCGATCGCCGCTGCCGCCGAGCGCCTCGATCCCCAGCAGGTGGAGGCCGCGCTGGAGCTTCTGGAGAGCTGCCGGCAGCGCCGGGGCAAGCTGCTCGTCACCGGCGTGGGCAAGAGCGGCATCGTGGCACGTAAGATTGCTGCCACTTTCTCTTCGATCGGCCTCACGGCGGTGTTCCTCAACCCCGTGGACGCCCTGCACGGTGACCTGGGCATCGTGGCCGCCGATGACGTGACCCTGCTGCTCTCCAACAGCGGAGAGACGCATGAGCTGCTGGCCATCCTTCCCCACCTGAAGCGGCGGGGCACCAGCCGTATTGCCCTGGTGGGACGGCAGAAGTCGAGCCTGGCCCGCGGCTGCGACCTCGTTCTCGAAGGGGCCGTGGACCGCGAGGCCTGCCCCCTCAATCTGGCCCCCACCGCCAGCACGGCCGTGGCCATGGCCATTGGGGATGCCCTGGCGGCGGTGTGGATGGAGAGGGCAGGCATTTCGCCGGTGGACTTTGCCATCAACCATCCGGCCGGCTCCCTTGGCCGGCGCCTCACCCTCACAGTGGGCGACCTGATGGTGCCCGCCGGCGAAATTCAGGCCCTGCATCCGGAGGCGCGCCTGCCAGTGGTGATCGCCCACCTCACCCAGGGGAGTCCTGGGCGGGGCAGTCTCGGGGCCAGCTGGGTGCATGGCAGCGATCCTTCCACGCTGGCGGGGCTGATCACTGACGGTGACCTTCGCCGCACCCTGCAGCGCTATGGCCCGGGGGACTGGGACCGGATCACCGCCGCTGAGATGGCCACCAGGGATCCGATCACCGTGACCCCCGAGGTGCTGGCCGCCGAGGCCCTTGAGCTGATGGAGCGCAACCGCCGCAAGGCGATTTCGGTGCTGCCAGTGGTGTCGCTGGAGGCCCCCCTGCGCCTTCAGGGGCTGCTACGCCTGCATGATCTGGTCAAGGCCGGCTTCAGTGCGTCAGCCACCTTCCCCAGCTGA
- the kdsA gene encoding 3-deoxy-8-phosphooctulonate synthase, producing the protein MSFRLIAGPCVIESRDLVLQVAERVSELCAELGISYVFKASFDKANRSSGRSFRGPGAEEGLGILKEVRQQLEIPVLTDIHESHQAAAAAEAVDVLQIPAFLCRQTDLLEAAAQAVAGTDKVVNVKKGQFLAPWDMAQVVNKLGEGGLTPESGRLWLTERGSSFGYNTLVVDYRSVPQMQALGCPVIFDATHAVQQPGGRGSSSGGQREFVAPLARAAVAAGVDGLFMEVHPDPDQALSDGPNMVPLHRLEALLRQLMELRAVVQDDLAVSTY; encoded by the coding sequence ATGAGCTTCCGCCTGATTGCCGGACCCTGCGTGATCGAGAGTCGAGATCTCGTGCTGCAGGTGGCCGAGCGAGTGAGCGAACTGTGCGCCGAGTTGGGCATCAGCTACGTCTTCAAGGCCAGCTTCGACAAGGCCAATCGCAGCTCGGGCCGCTCGTTCCGCGGGCCCGGTGCCGAGGAGGGCCTGGGGATCCTGAAAGAGGTGCGACAGCAGCTGGAGATCCCTGTGCTCACCGACATCCACGAGAGCCACCAGGCCGCCGCCGCCGCCGAAGCGGTGGACGTGCTGCAGATCCCCGCCTTCCTCTGCCGCCAGACTGATTTGCTCGAGGCCGCCGCCCAGGCGGTGGCCGGCACGGACAAGGTGGTGAACGTGAAGAAGGGCCAGTTCCTGGCGCCGTGGGACATGGCCCAGGTGGTGAACAAGCTGGGCGAGGGTGGTCTGACGCCCGAAAGCGGCCGCCTCTGGCTCACCGAGCGGGGTTCCAGCTTCGGTTACAACACCCTGGTGGTGGACTACCGCAGCGTGCCCCAGATGCAGGCGTTGGGGTGCCCGGTGATCTTCGATGCCACCCACGCCGTGCAGCAGCCGGGCGGCCGCGGCTCCAGCTCCGGTGGTCAGCGGGAGTTCGTGGCTCCTCTGGCCCGGGCGGCGGTGGCGGCTGGGGTGGATGGGCTGTTCATGGAGGTTCACCCCGACCCTGACCAGGCCCTCAGTGATGGGCCAAACATGGTGCCCCTGCATCGCCTGGAAGCCCTGCTGCGCCAGCTGATGGAGCTGCGCGCCGTGGTGCAGGACGACCTGGCCGTGAGCACCTATTGA
- a CDS encoding histidinol-phosphate transaminase produces the protein MRVSDTGERHGGNLTAAAARLGQPPGRLLDASASLVPFGPPWALRRALLGASLGSAVRVYPDRGWQRLRGQLAALHGLEPADVLPGNGAAELFTWAGRDAAAAGLSLVPQPGFADYSRALACWGGRWQGLPLPLTWPEAFPQPFPALPDSPSPASEAQVLWICNPHNPTGQLWSRHSLEPLLERHRLVVCDEAFLPLVPGGEAQSLLPLLQRHPNLVVVRSLTKLLACAGLRIGYALGSPERLRRWAAWRDPWPVNGLALAAVEQLLADPSALAGWTLRVQGWLAREQPWLRRQLGRWGQFTAMPSAANFLLLRGSGPLVELRQAMERRHGILLRDCRSFEGLGASWLRLGLQDRRGHRRLLAALAQELPPTD, from the coding sequence ATACGGGTGAGCGATACGGGGGAGCGACATGGCGGCAACCTGACTGCCGCCGCCGCCCGCCTGGGCCAGCCCCCCGGCCGGCTGCTCGATGCCAGTGCCTCCCTGGTGCCCTTCGGGCCGCCCTGGGCCCTGCGCCGTGCCCTGCTGGGGGCGTCCCTCGGTTCGGCCGTGCGGGTCTACCCCGACCGCGGCTGGCAGCGGCTGCGGGGGCAGCTGGCCGCGCTGCATGGGCTGGAGCCGGCCGATGTGCTGCCGGGCAATGGCGCCGCTGAACTGTTCACCTGGGCGGGCCGCGACGCCGCCGCAGCGGGGCTCAGCCTGGTGCCCCAGCCGGGTTTCGCCGACTACAGCCGGGCCCTGGCCTGCTGGGGCGGCCGGTGGCAGGGGCTGCCCCTGCCGCTGACCTGGCCCGAGGCCTTCCCCCAGCCCTTCCCGGCCCTCCCTGACAGCCCCAGCCCAGCGAGCGAGGCCCAGGTGCTGTGGATCTGCAACCCCCACAACCCCACCGGCCAGCTGTGGAGCCGCCACTCCCTCGAACCGCTGCTGGAGCGCCACCGCCTGGTGGTGTGCGACGAGGCCTTCCTGCCCCTGGTGCCGGGCGGGGAGGCCCAGTCGCTGTTGCCCCTGCTGCAGCGCCATCCGAATCTGGTGGTGGTGCGCAGCCTCACCAAGCTGCTGGCCTGCGCCGGCCTGCGCATCGGCTACGCCCTCGGCAGCCCCGAACGGCTGCGGCGCTGGGCCGCCTGGCGCGATCCCTGGCCCGTCAACGGCCTCGCCCTGGCGGCGGTGGAGCAGCTGCTGGCCGATCCGTCGGCCCTGGCGGGCTGGACCCTGCGGGTGCAGGGCTGGCTGGCCCGGGAGCAGCCCTGGCTGCGGCGGCAGCTCGGGCGCTGGGGCCAGTTCACGGCCATGCCCTCGGCGGCCAACTTCCTGCTGCTGCGGGGCAGCGGCCCGCTGGTGGAACTGCGCCAGGCCATGGAGCGCCGCCACGGCATCCTGCTGCGTGACTGCCGGTCGTTCGAGGGGCTCGGCGCCAGCTGGCTGCGACTCGGCCTGCAGGACCGCCGCGGCCATCGGCGGCTGCTGGCGGCCCTGGCCCAGGAGCTGCCCCCCACCGACTGA
- the selD gene encoding selenide, water dikinase SelD, protein MRSSGPAGHLLLAGGGHTHALVLLRWAIGRGRRPQPGQVSLVSRHSTALYSGMVPGLVAGLYSRDEASIDLRQLCQRAGVAFIRAEITGLDPQRCQLPLQGRPALRWDWLSLDVGAVTAGTSAAPALAVKPLEPLLAWLDGLEPLDRRLRIRGGGAAAVELALALRRRGQQVELLLRGQGLHLGSGAANRLGERLLRAAQVGVRRGVEPAAAADLACTGSAAPAWLAAAGLACDRRGRVLTEASLQVQGHPAILACGDCAVLAGAPRAPAGVWAVRAAPTLAVNLERLLAADPARLPALRPWRPQRWALQLLGDGGGATGRPPRAIALWGPLALGPSRWLWRWKDQIDRRFMQRFLPDGAMAPGPADAMACRGCAAKLPAAPLLAALAQSGQSTSAEDAASVTRTANGALLLQSVDGFPALVADAWLNARLSTLHACSDLWASGAQVHSALAVLTLPQAAATLQQELLHQSLAGIRSVLEPLQAPLLGGHTLEARDGGGLVVALSVNGVVEPRQHWPKGPLQPGDALLLSRPLGTGVLFAAAMAGAARPRWIDAALEQLQQSQAPLVPLLRQHGCRACTDVTGYGLLGHLGEMLAARGAGLEVVLAGGAIPSLAGALELLQQGHASSLAPANASALELLAGPVRLEPGAGAGPGRAAQDTALRALLIDPQTCGPLLAAVPGEAAEAAVASLRRGGFPAAAVVGRVLVEE, encoded by the coding sequence ATGCGTTCCTCCGGCCCGGCCGGCCACCTGCTTCTGGCCGGTGGCGGCCACACCCACGCCCTGGTGCTGCTGCGCTGGGCCATTGGGCGCGGCCGGCGGCCCCAACCGGGCCAGGTGAGCCTGGTGAGCCGGCACAGCACAGCCCTGTACTCGGGCATGGTGCCGGGCCTGGTGGCTGGCCTCTACAGCCGCGACGAGGCCAGCATCGATCTGCGCCAGCTGTGCCAGCGGGCCGGCGTGGCCTTCATCCGCGCCGAGATCACCGGCCTCGATCCCCAGCGCTGCCAGTTGCCTCTGCAGGGCCGCCCCGCGCTGCGCTGGGACTGGCTCAGCCTGGACGTGGGCGCCGTGACGGCCGGCACAAGCGCAGCGCCGGCCCTGGCCGTGAAGCCCCTGGAGCCCCTGCTCGCCTGGCTGGACGGCCTGGAGCCCCTCGATCGCAGGCTGCGCATCCGGGGAGGCGGCGCCGCTGCCGTGGAGCTGGCCCTGGCCCTGCGCCGTCGTGGTCAGCAGGTGGAGCTGCTGCTGCGGGGCCAGGGGTTGCACCTCGGCTCGGGAGCGGCCAACCGGCTCGGAGAGCGGCTGCTGCGGGCCGCCCAGGTGGGGGTGCGCAGGGGCGTGGAGCCAGCGGCCGCTGCCGATCTGGCCTGTACGGGCAGCGCCGCTCCCGCCTGGCTCGCCGCCGCCGGCCTGGCCTGTGACCGGCGCGGCCGGGTGCTCACCGAGGCCAGCCTGCAGGTGCAGGGCCACCCCGCGATCCTGGCCTGCGGCGACTGCGCCGTGCTGGCCGGCGCGCCCCGGGCGCCGGCGGGGGTGTGGGCCGTGCGGGCGGCGCCCACCCTCGCTGTGAACCTGGAGCGGCTGCTAGCGGCTGATCCTGCCCGGCTGCCGGCCCTGCGCCCCTGGCGGCCCCAGCGCTGGGCGCTGCAGCTGCTCGGCGACGGCGGTGGTGCCACGGGCCGGCCTCCGCGGGCCATCGCCCTGTGGGGCCCCCTGGCGCTCGGCCCCAGCCGCTGGCTGTGGCGCTGGAAAGACCAGATCGACCGGCGCTTCATGCAGCGCTTTCTGCCCGATGGCGCCATGGCGCCCGGCCCCGCTGACGCCATGGCCTGCCGCGGCTGCGCCGCCAAGCTGCCGGCCGCACCGCTTCTGGCGGCCCTGGCCCAGAGCGGCCAGAGCACCTCAGCTGAAGACGCCGCCTCGGTGACACGCACGGCCAATGGGGCGCTGCTGCTGCAGAGCGTGGATGGCTTCCCCGCCCTGGTGGCCGATGCCTGGCTCAACGCCCGCCTCTCCACCCTGCACGCCTGCAGCGATCTCTGGGCCAGCGGCGCCCAGGTGCACAGCGCCCTGGCGGTGCTGACCCTGCCCCAGGCCGCGGCGACCCTGCAGCAGGAGCTGCTGCACCAGAGCCTGGCCGGGATCCGCTCGGTGCTGGAGCCCCTGCAGGCCCCCCTGCTTGGGGGCCACACCCTGGAGGCCCGCGACGGCGGTGGGCTGGTGGTGGCCCTCAGCGTCAATGGGGTGGTGGAGCCGCGGCAGCACTGGCCGAAGGGGCCGCTGCAGCCAGGCGATGCCCTGCTGCTCAGCCGTCCGCTGGGCACGGGGGTGCTGTTCGCTGCCGCCATGGCCGGGGCGGCCCGGCCTCGCTGGATCGACGCCGCCCTCGAGCAGCTGCAGCAGAGCCAGGCCCCCCTGGTGCCCCTGCTGCGGCAGCACGGCTGCCGCGCCTGCACGGACGTGACCGGCTACGGGCTGCTGGGGCACCTGGGCGAGATGCTGGCGGCGCGTGGAGCCGGGCTGGAGGTGGTGCTGGCGGGCGGGGCTATTCCGAGCTTGGCGGGGGCCCTGGAGCTGCTGCAGCAGGGCCATGCCAGCAGCCTGGCGCCAGCCAACGCCAGCGCCCTGGAGCTGCTGGCGGGCCCGGTGCGGCTGGAGCCTGGCGCCGGAGCTGGCCCAGGCAGGGCAGCCCAGGACACGGCCCTGCGGGCCCTGCTGATCGACCCCCAGACCTGCGGCCCCCTGCTGGCGGCCGTGCCGGGCGAGGCGGCTGAGGCCGCCGTGGCAAGCCTGCGCCGGGGGGGCTTCCCGGCTGCGGCCGTGGTGGGGCGGGTGTTGGTGGAAGAATGA
- a CDS encoding HAD family hydrolase, whose protein sequence is MAAPLQALRSRIRRLAIGPRLAAVKLLVCDVDGVLTDGGLYYEASGGVTKRFNVRDGLAIRMLQRAGIEVALLSGGRRGAIEHRARHLQICHCRAEVGDKLLGLRELQAELDRGREATAFIGDDLNDLAVRPATALLVAPADAARGLRQRADWVLRSHGGHGAVRELAEALLESRGALAALHRDGWREGNA, encoded by the coding sequence ATGGCCGCTCCTTTGCAGGCCCTGCGCTCGAGGATCCGGCGTCTGGCAATCGGCCCGAGGCTGGCCGCTGTGAAGCTGCTTGTGTGCGATGTGGACGGGGTACTCACTGATGGCGGTCTCTATTACGAAGCCAGCGGTGGCGTGACCAAGCGTTTCAACGTGCGCGATGGCCTGGCGATCCGCATGCTGCAGCGCGCCGGTATTGAGGTGGCTCTGCTCAGCGGCGGCCGCCGCGGTGCCATCGAGCATCGGGCCCGCCATCTGCAGATCTGCCATTGCCGCGCCGAGGTGGGCGACAAGTTGCTGGGGCTGCGCGAGTTGCAGGCTGAGCTGGACCGCGGCCGGGAGGCCACGGCCTTCATCGGCGACGACCTCAACGATCTGGCAGTTCGGCCGGCCACCGCCTTGTTGGTGGCGCCGGCAGACGCGGCCCGGGGCCTGCGCCAGCGGGCCGATTGGGTGCTGCGTAGTCATGGAGGCCATGGCGCTGTGCGGGAGTTGGCGGAGGCGCTGCTGGAGAGCCGTGGAGCCCTGGCAGCCCTGCACAGGGACGGCTGGCGTGAGGGCAACGCCTGA
- a CDS encoding pentapeptide repeat-containing protein, which translates to MLLAALSLGSPALQSRAALAGSTDDLLQLLEQRQCPRCNLTGADLVHARLDDVDLRQARLQRANLGQARLDGAQLMGADLSFTTLQGASLRGADLRGARLEGTDLRQADLSGALLDPGALSRAHWQGARGVDHGQLSFGELHNAGVQAAQQGRYPEAEQFFSSAIRQQPAAAVSWVARGITRGEQGKAQLAANDFNYAASLYAAGGEETQAAQLRQAAATISAPPGQPGGGGNGVGSALVGGTMGALQFLLPLAAKAFMPLPF; encoded by the coding sequence ATGCTGCTGGCTGCCCTCAGCCTGGGATCTCCTGCGCTACAGAGCAGGGCCGCCCTCGCCGGCTCCACCGACGACCTGCTGCAGCTGCTGGAGCAGCGGCAGTGCCCGCGCTGCAACCTCACCGGCGCCGATCTGGTGCACGCCCGGCTCGACGATGTGGACCTGCGCCAGGCTCGCCTCCAGCGCGCCAACCTCGGTCAGGCGCGGCTGGATGGCGCCCAGCTGATGGGCGCGGATCTGAGCTTCACCACGCTGCAGGGCGCCTCTCTGCGTGGAGCAGACCTGCGCGGCGCCCGGCTGGAGGGCACCGACCTGCGTCAGGCGGATCTGAGCGGTGCCCTGCTCGATCCGGGAGCCCTCTCCCGCGCCCACTGGCAGGGAGCCCGGGGAGTGGACCATGGTCAGCTGAGCTTCGGGGAACTCCACAACGCCGGTGTGCAGGCCGCTCAGCAGGGCCGCTATCCCGAGGCAGAGCAGTTCTTCAGTTCGGCGATCCGGCAGCAACCCGCTGCGGCCGTGAGCTGGGTGGCCCGGGGCATCACCCGCGGTGAGCAGGGCAAGGCCCAGCTGGCCGCCAACGACTTCAACTACGCCGCCAGCCTCTACGCCGCCGGCGGCGAGGAGACCCAGGCGGCCCAGCTGCGCCAGGCCGCTGCCACCATCAGCGCGCCACCGGGCCAGCCGGGGGGTGGAGGCAATGGCGTCGGCTCGGCGCTGGTGGGCGGCACGATGGGTGCCCTGCAGTTCCTGCTGCCCCTGGCCGCCAAGGCCTTCATGCCCCTCCCGTTCTGA
- a CDS encoding tetratricopeptide repeat protein, with product MPTVDSTSLLHSFRQHRHQDVVEAAKSISPGSIDEPRIGFIIAASYFSLGQYQDALSFLEPIEADYSSDASYLSLYGATCRRLGKLNLAKRLLKKALAADPTAKEPQNNYANLLIDLGEYREARLMLQALVENYPDYVDARTNLNRLAYRERVAHDDANQEQLRAESPPDGILHIDSDSPWDPLADAFSEQEIHDTQQRYRKNQRLSQVLFRKLVDSIPVPTSNQIASDQLRLATALMSEGNSLEALKLCTSILALQTLPSSLCYSIASQSYLRLGRTREAENCQLQSVVLGDSSFSSFINLASFAQMRRDYSLALHYLDRAAGIDPSAPILSSLREQINKSMNTSHHSSFRFEDTWHNSDAKLNPQKPAT from the coding sequence ATGCCTACCGTTGATTCTACTTCTTTACTTCACTCCTTCCGCCAGCATCGGCACCAAGACGTTGTAGAGGCTGCTAAGTCTATTTCCCCTGGTTCTATCGATGAGCCTCGTATTGGCTTTATTATTGCAGCTTCTTACTTTTCTCTTGGTCAATACCAAGATGCTTTAAGCTTTCTTGAGCCAATTGAAGCCGACTATAGTTCCGATGCATCCTACCTATCTCTTTATGGTGCCACTTGCCGCCGTCTTGGCAAATTAAACCTAGCAAAACGGCTGCTCAAAAAAGCTCTTGCAGCTGACCCCACTGCAAAGGAGCCGCAGAATAACTACGCCAATCTACTAATCGATCTCGGCGAGTATCGCGAAGCTCGACTAATGCTACAGGCACTTGTCGAAAACTACCCTGACTATGTCGATGCACGTACAAACCTCAATCGACTAGCCTACAGAGAACGTGTTGCCCATGATGATGCTAATCAGGAACAGCTGCGCGCTGAGTCTCCTCCTGATGGCATTCTTCACATAGACTCGGACTCTCCCTGGGACCCACTTGCTGACGCCTTTTCGGAGCAAGAGATCCACGATACCCAGCAACGCTATCGTAAAAATCAGCGTCTTAGCCAAGTTCTGTTTCGCAAGCTTGTTGATAGTATCCCTGTACCCACGAGTAATCAGATTGCCTCTGATCAGCTCAGGCTTGCTACCGCACTCATGAGCGAGGGGAACTCTCTGGAAGCCCTCAAGCTATGTACATCAATCCTTGCATTGCAAACCTTGCCTTCTAGTCTTTGTTACTCCATTGCATCCCAATCTTACTTGAGACTCGGCAGAACTAGGGAAGCTGAGAACTGCCAGCTTCAATCGGTCGTGCTTGGGGACTCTTCTTTCTCTTCGTTTATCAACTTGGCAAGTTTCGCCCAAATGAGGCGCGACTATAGTCTTGCGCTGCACTATCTTGACCGAGCAGCCGGAATCGATCCATCAGCTCCGATCTTATCCTCTCTTCGTGAACAGATCAATAAATCTATGAATACAAGTCATCACTCTTCGTTTAGATTCGAGGACACCTGGCATAACTCTGATGCAAAACTAAACCCCCAGAAGCCCGCTACTTAA
- a CDS encoding glycosyltransferase, translating to MPRLLIAASGTGGHLFPALAVAEALPPGWDVRWLGVPDRLERELVPRRYPLHTVKAGGLQGRGLRKLLNLLRLLVAIGSVRRLLRREQIDAVFSSGGYIAAPAILAARWCGVPVVLHDSNAVPGRVTRLLGRFCTRLAVGLPQAMAQLPGCQVLVTGTPVRPEFRQPAVPPSWLPAGEGPLLLVMGGSQGALGLNRMVRPLLPRLSAAGVRVVHLTGSSDPEAGAPLPPGVVERPFSDEMAGLLEATSLAISRSGAGALSELAACGTPAILVPYPSAADRHQDANAEAAASLAAAVIVQQHAPELPTLERAVWRLLGPRLRRVTHQADPLTAMAEGMARLDTPDADRQLASLLEDLVAARRVRSRS from the coding sequence ATGCCCAGGCTCCTGATCGCGGCCAGTGGCACCGGTGGACATCTCTTCCCCGCCCTGGCCGTGGCCGAAGCCCTTCCCCCCGGCTGGGACGTGCGCTGGCTGGGTGTGCCGGACCGGCTCGAGCGGGAGCTGGTGCCCAGGCGCTACCCCCTGCACACGGTGAAGGCGGGGGGGCTGCAGGGGCGGGGCCTGCGCAAGCTGCTCAACCTGCTGCGGCTGCTGGTGGCGATCGGCAGCGTGCGGCGGCTGCTCCGCCGTGAGCAGATCGACGCGGTGTTCAGCAGCGGCGGCTACATCGCCGCCCCGGCGATCCTGGCGGCCCGCTGGTGCGGCGTGCCCGTGGTGCTGCACGACAGCAACGCCGTGCCGGGGCGGGTGACGCGGCTGCTGGGGCGGTTCTGCACCCGGCTGGCGGTGGGCTTGCCCCAGGCCATGGCGCAGTTACCGGGCTGTCAGGTGCTGGTGACAGGTACCCCGGTGAGGCCGGAATTCCGCCAGCCGGCCGTCCCTCCGTCCTGGCTGCCCGCCGGCGAGGGCCCCTTGCTGCTGGTGATGGGCGGCAGTCAGGGAGCCCTGGGCCTGAACCGGATGGTGCGGCCGCTGCTGCCCCGGCTGAGCGCCGCGGGGGTGAGGGTGGTGCACCTCACCGGCAGCAGTGATCCGGAGGCTGGCGCCCCCCTGCCCCCGGGCGTGGTGGAGCGGCCCTTCAGTGATGAGATGGCGGGGTTGCTGGAAGCCACGTCCCTGGCCATCAGTCGCTCCGGGGCTGGAGCGCTCAGCGAGCTGGCGGCTTGTGGCACCCCGGCCATCCTGGTGCCCTATCCCAGCGCGGCCGACCGTCACCAGGACGCCAATGCCGAGGCGGCCGCGAGCCTGGCGGCCGCGGTGATCGTGCAGCAGCACGCGCCTGAGCTGCCCACCCTGGAGCGGGCCGTCTGGCGGCTGCTGGGCCCGCGCCTGCGCCGGGTGACGCACCAGGCCGATCCGCTCACGGCGATGGCCGAGGGCATGGCCCGGCTGGACACCCCGGATGCCGATCGGCAGCTGGCCAGCCTGCTCGAGGATCTGGTGGCGGCCAGACGGGTCCGATCCCGCTCCTGA